The following nucleotide sequence is from Gammaproteobacteria bacterium.
CACGCACTTTTAAAGTCGCAGGCGTGCCCTTACCAAACACATCTGGATCATACATTTCTTCTACATTTACCGGCATCACACTGAATTCGCCTTCGGCAATTACTTGCGCGCTATAGGACACATGATAATTACCTGCCGGCAAATAATCCGAATAAAAACGCACCGCATCATGACGTAGTTCTCTATGATAAAAATTCCAATAAGAAATGCCATAATCTTGCCAGTCACCAAATTTGAAATACCATGAACCACTCGCAGGTTTAAATGCACCTTTGTCCGTATCGATAGTAGAGCTAGTGGCTAAATCACGATTTACAGGTTCCAAACCGCCAGGCACAGGATCATCAATCACAACAAAATGTCTGACCGTAGGCACGGACACATAAATATCCACACGCACTACATCACCGCGTTGCAACAACATAGGCGTAGCCAATATTTCCCAGCCATTTTTACGTTCTATACTGTATTCACGATGTACTTCAATGCCGGCATTAATTGCTTTGCTCGACACTTCCGTATTAGCATATTGAAGACGCGTCGCATAATACATGCGGCCCGTGCCTTCGCGATTAACAGTTAAATTCGTCTTCAAGCCAGATTTTATTTCGGCTTGAGCATCTTTTAAGGTAACAGCAGGTTGACGCAAATCACTAAAGCTTGTTTTGCCAACCAAGCGTTTCTCTATCATCGCGGTAGCGGTGAAATTAACCGGATCTTTTTCATAAACTCTGGCGAATTCCAACAAGCTATTCATACAAAACATATTCTCTTGGGTATTTTCCCAATGATCTCTATTACCACGACTTTGCGTAATGGCTCGCACCATTTTAAAAGGAATATCGCCAACTTTAGCGAAGCCCTTGTCAGTTACAGCCGTGACTAATAAAGCCGACAACACCGCACAATTAGAACGCAAGGGCGTTGTTAATAATTGGCTATAGCCATCAGTCAAGGTTTCGTTAAATTGAAACTTACCGCCCGATTGACTAGCACTCGCTAAAATATTATTTAATACCGTAGTTACTTCCGTTGAAGAGCCATCGATTCTATTCGCAGCCATTAATAAATGGGCTTTGCCAAACAAATCCATTTGCGTTGCATAAGGAGCGTAACGCTTGATATCACTTGCATCGACCACGCCTTGATCTGCCAACGCGGCTAAAGCCACTGCACGCACCGTTGAAGCCATGCCTTTTGAATAAAAACTGGGCGCTGAATCTTCGCGTAAAAAGGTTTTTAAATAATCTTGCAGACGTTTCTCAACATCAGCAGGAATATCTTCACCAGCAGCGCGTAACCAATTAAATGCTAAAGCCGTATATGCACTTAAATAAGGATCAACGTATTCGTTATTGGCAACCCAATACGTCATACCGCCATTAGGTGCTTGAAAACTTGCGGCATTGTCTAAGGTAGTTTGAGCTAAGGTTTTCGCATCCGCCCACATTAAGCTATCCGGTAAGTATTGACGCATACCATTGTAATGCGAAGCCATCACCGCTTTAGTTAAACGTTGCTCCCAACAGGCATATGGATAATCGCGCACATAATCAAATGCACCCGCAACATTGCCTATGACGCTAGGCGAAACAACGACACTAATGCCACCGACATCGCTGTAAATATTTTGCGGAAATTGGATAACTTCGGTGACGTGATCTTGAGTCGTAGTGCCGTAATTTGCAGCAGTAATTAACGAACGTCGTTTATTAATCGGCAGTTTGTATTCTAAAGCGTCACTGTCCACTGCATCGTTAGCATTCGCTCTGAAAACTAATTGACCCGCTTGTTTAGTTTTAACATTCAACCAAACCGATTCACGTTTATAAGGCAACAAAGTAATCGACTGCTCAAAAGTAGTTTGGCTTTGTGGATCTAACGCGGCACCACTGACGGCGGCGCGCACGGTTACTGTTTTCGCTTTATCAGTACGATTCATTACCGTAAAGCCCGCTTTAAATTGATCACCTTCCAATGCTTGATTCGGCATCACCGGACGAATCTCGATGGGTTGATTGACGGTGAAGCGCGTTTCACCTAAACCCATACGTTCATTGGGCGTAACCGCTAATACAAAAATTCGCCAGCCGGTTAAATTATCCGGCACTTTAAATTCTATATTCACTTTGCCATTAACAGTTTTAATAGAAGGATTCCAATACGCGACGTATTTTATTAAGTTACGAAAATGTTCATTGGAGCTCGACAAACCATCACCGCCCGGATTCGCGCCTTTTTTCTCAAACTTTTGCAAACCAACTAATCGCGTCAGAGTATTAAAATTTTTCAAATCCAAAGAATCTAATTGATTAAAGCCCGCATAAGGATCGTAATAATCACGCTTCTTGGTATTTAAATCCAAAACAGCTTCATCTAATACTACTACCGCTAATTCAATGGGCTCTTTTAATACGCTGGCATCTTTGGGATTAACTGTAATACTGGCTTTCACTATTTGACCCGGTTTATAAGTGCTTGCCGTAGTTTTTGCTTTTACTGTCAACGCACGACTATCATCTTTGACAATTACACGTGCATAACCTATTCGATAAGTAGGTTTACCTAAATCCACACCGGTGGGACTTAACGGTTGCTCGACACGCGGCGATGTCACTAAGACCGACACGTACACGCCCGGGAAGTCATCTGGCTTTAAAGGCACTTCAATAATCGGCGTACTCGAATCCAATACTTTGATCCATTGACGCATCACGCCATAACGCTCGACCGTGATTAATGCTGTTGCACCTGGAAATGGATTTTTAACTAAGAAGCGTGCGGTTTGACCAATTTTGTAATCTTCTTGTTCCGCGATCATGCTTAAACGCGCATCATCACTTTGTTCCCACACCACATTGCCTTTACCGCTTACCCACGTATGCGTAGTGGCGCTGTGTTTGCGCTTTTGAGTATCTTGAATATTGGCCGTGATTTTATAATAACCAGGATTTTTCGGCGTAAAGTGACAATTACTAATCACCAGTTGCGAGGACGCTTTACAATTGGCAACATTCACCCATTCAGTAATATAACGCGTTAAATAAGCATTACCTGCGCCTTTAACTCGCGTTGCTTTAGTCTCTTGATATTCAATGGCAATCGTTACCGGTGTTGATGATTTTAATTTTCCATCGAGACCAATCACCGCATATTCTACGCGCGCAGGTTTATCTTGCTCATACACCCACTGCGTATTATGTAACCCCACAAAACGATCACGGCCTGCGTATTCTGCGCTAACTAATGTAGCAATGGATTTGCCTCTATCATCACTAACCGCAGCCTCCACCTCGAGTCGGCCATAAATAATATTATAATCATCCAGCTTTAATACGTCGTTAAGCTCACCCATGTTATTAGAAACGAGTTCTTGCTGATGAATCGTTTGTGAATTTCCATAAGCATCTGAGCCAAATTCAAAAGATTTTAATTTCGGATCGTTAACAGGAATATCCATCGTTTTTAATTGTACGGTCAGCCGCGTTTTAGCATTCGTATAAGGCCCGCCTGCATGCAATGCTGCACTCACGCGCATATCTAATTTATCATTAGGTTTAAATTGCTTACCATTCAAATCAGCAGAAACTTTAAACGCCGCAGGGACAAAATCCGTTACCAACACCGACATGGCCGACAGCGTATCGTCACTGCTTGATGCTTTTATAGAAAATTCATATTGGCCGGTCGTCGCGGCTTTTTCTAAAACTAATTGATCAGCAAAACTACCGAATTCATTTAAGCTAACATTTTCTTTTTCATAAACGGATTGTCCTTGCGGATCCATTATTTGAATTTTGTAGCCTTGCTTCGGCGGAGCAACCCAGCGCGTATTACTTTGGTTACGCACATAAATTTTAAATTGAATCGTATCGCCGGGTTTATAAATGCCTTGCGCTGTTGTACCCCACGCTTTCATATGACCGTGTTGTTTTTGTAAACTCGGCCATATATCCGACACCGGCACATCAAACTGATTATCTAATGGTAAAACCGCCATATCCCGGCCATCATCAACACGCAGCATAAAACGCGCATGCTTATCATCATAACTTCTATCTACTATGCTTAATGAAGGATCCAAATTAACAATGCCCGGCAACCACGCGCGACCTTGCGCATCGGTTTTAGCTTCCGCTAAAGCTTTGCCTTTTAAATTTAATTCAGTGTAAGCAGTTTGATAAATTTTTAACGTTGCGTTAGCTACCGGCTTGCCATTATCAAAACGCGTCACCCACGCTAATGAGGAAAAGTGTCCTAATTTCACATGCACCATAAAAGGCGAAATTTGCGTAAAAAATCGATGCTGATTTTCATATGAGTTGATCGCAGGAACCGTTTGCAAATGCCCATACAACAAAGCACTTTTGCCCGCTAACAAGGGACGTACATTGAGTGGTGTCGCAAAAGCCACATCTTTTACTTTGGGTAATGTTAAGCGCGCCGTGCTATGGCCATCGCCTTCTGGAAAAACCACATGATAGCTGACATCAATATAATCAAGATTGGTCACATACAGCGGCAATTCGCTATTCACATTTTTTTCTAGCACTGCAATATTATTCGGCATGCGCAAGTCAGGGCTGCGATGCGCCGTGGCAAATTTCATATCAACATTATTAGTTAAACTACGGCCAAACTCGTCAACAATTTTTTTATCTATCAATAAAGTGTACAAGCGAAACGCTTTTAAATATTCGGGGATCCAAACAATATATTCAGCACCTTTTTCATGCGGCGAATCTAGTCGACTATAGTCTTCTGAATTTTCCCAAGGATCATAATCTTTACGACCACCCGCTAAATCGGGTGTTAGTTTCATCGACTTTTTAACTGCACTAGAAAGTACCGGCGCGGTGAATACTAAACCGACTGAAGATAAAGGGTTACATTGCATTTGTTCTGGCGTTGCATCTTTTGAATTTTTTATATCAGTGGGAGCAATTAATTTCTGCGTATAATTTTTTTCATCAGATTTTTCAGTATTTTTTGCCGCTGCTGCTTTAACTGTACAGCGCACACCTAAAAACTTAAATGCAGGGAATGTATTAAAACTTACGATGGCGCGTGATTCCTTGCCTTTTACAGGCCCTTCACTGGAAATCAAGCCTGGTTTAATCCATAACGCAGTGGTGCTATCCAAGGGTAATTCTTTACTAGGTGCAATCCACCAAATAGTACTAGTCGTTTTATTTCCTGTTGATTGCGTCGCGTGTTTTTTTACGGCTACCCAAATGTCAGTAAAGGTACCACTTATCCACGGCTGATCTGCATTTGCTCGTAAATTTTCGGCATCATCAATAATGTCCACGGGCACTGAGCGACCATCAGCATCAAATACAAAATTTTCGATTACGGATTCACGAGTTACGGCTTGATTAAATACAACTTGTATGACGGGCAGGCTCGGCGACAACCATGTTTGAAAATTATAATAATCAACAACGGGACGTTGTGTGTTAAAAACATGTTCATACGCTGTATTTAAAACAGAGCCATCTTCTGCGGTGATGCCGGCTTTTATTTTAAGCGTATAGTGGTGTGCTAATTTGAAGCGGTTTTTTTCTGTCAACTGACACGCTAATGCACTGGTATTTAACCAACGCCATTCGCAATTAATAGTCGGTTCAATCGTAATGCCTAGTTCTTTACTACTAGCAGCCATGTCACCAATAGGTACCACTGGCCGATCAAATTGAATAACGATTTGACGTTCGGCAGGAGCGTCATCACCTTCCGGTGTAATACGCTGGATGCGCAGTTCTTTATCTTGTGGCACTAAAGCCGAATCAAATGCACGGGGGGGTGCGGCTGCGCTGCTGCCCAGCAATAAAATACTACTGATGACACAAACCAAAATACTGCTGCGCATATCGTACCTTTTTTTTAAAAAGTGACTTTATTGACGTGCCAGAAAAATATTACAACGACAATCCGCGTTCATTTAATTCGACAGCGGAGGATTTTATTTTATTGAGTAATAGCATCAGCGTTTCTAATTCTTCTGTGCTGAGACAAGCAAATATTTTGCGCACATAATCTTCGTGCATTTTTGCCATGGTTTTAAACTCAAGCAAACCTTTATCGGTTAATTTCAAATAATGCGTGCGCCTATCATCGGGTGACGGCCAACGCTCTACTGAACCATCTTTAACTAAGCGATCTGCGATATTAGTAATGTTGGCATTGGTAACCATTAACCAATGTGACAATTCGCCCATGCTTAAACCTTCCGGCGCACGTTCGAGTGCCGCCATCACATCAAAACGTGGCAAGGTAGTATCATGACGAGTGCGTAATAAAGTACGAATACCATGAGTAATATGGTGTGAACAAGTGAGTAAGCGCAACCAACCACGCAATACTTGCTTACGACCCGCAACATTGCCGAGTTTATCGTCCGCAAAATCCAATCGGTTTGTTGCCATTTTATTTAGCCAGGTTATCTATAAAGAACTTTCACTTTCTAAGATAAAGGCCTGCTGTATGCAGGCCTTTATGTATTTCTATCACTTCAATAATATTTAAAACGCGTTTTCACCCGTTAAGGCCATGCCCACTACTAATTCGTGCACAGTTTGTGTGCCTTCATAGGTGATCACGCTTTCTAAGTTCAATGCATGACGAATCGCGCTGTATTCTAGTGAAATACCTGCGCCACCCAACATGTCACGTGCATCACGTGCAATGTCGATTGCCATACGAATATTATTCCACTTCGCCATTGAAACTTGTGCTGGTTGCAATTGGCCTTTGTCTTTCAAACGACCTAAACGCAATGACAATAATTGCGCCATGGTAATTTGACGCGACCATTCGGCTAAACGAGTTTGAATAGTTTGCGTTTTATTTAATGAACGACCGAACACTTCTCGTGTTTTGGTGTAGTCCAACAATTCTGCTAAGCAAGCCTGCGCTGCGCCAATACCACCCCAGGTTATGCCATAACGCGCATTGGTTAAACACATCAACGGCGATTTTAAACCTGCCGCTTTCGGCAAACGCGCAGATTCTGGCAAACGTACATCTTCAAAAAACAATTGTGACGTTACTGATGCACGTAATGACATTTTGTGTTTAATTTCCATCGCCGTAAAACCTTTAGTATCGGTTGGGACGATGAAACCGCGAATACCTTCTTCGGTATCTGCCCAAACAATCGCGATGTTGGCGATGTTGCCATTGGTAATCCACATCTTCGCGCCATTCAGAACCCAATCTGAACCAACACGCTTAGCTTTGGTTCTCATGTTTGACGGATCAGAACCACCGTGCGGCTCAGTCAAACCGAAACAACCAATGACTTCACCACGCGCCATGCGCGGTAAGTATTGTTGTTTTTGTTCTTCAGAACCAAATTCATAAATCGGATACATGCACAAGCTAGATTGCACAGAAGCAAAACTACGCAAACCAGAATCACCGCGCTCTAATTCTTGGCAAATCAAACCATATTGCACGTAATTCAAACCCGCGCAGTCATAACCTTCAATGGTCGCGCCCAGCAAACCTAAATCGGCCATACCTTTAATTAATTCTTTTGGAAACTTACCTTCTTCGAAGCATTCGCCAATAATCGGCAATACTTTGTCGTCTACAAAACGTGCAACAGAATCTTGCACCATACGTTCGTCTTCGCTGAGCTCATCACGAACATTGTAAAAATCCATCGGGTTAATCGCCATGGCTTTATCTCCAGTAAAATTCTAAAAATGCAGGTTAATAAAATGAATCAGATTAGCCGTCGATAACGGCAGTGGTTTCAATTTCAATCTTGGCGCGATCTTCCATCAAGGCAACAACTTGTAACATTGCCATCGGTGGAAAAACCTTACCGAGAACTTCGCGATAAGCTTGGCCAATTTCTTTTTGGCGGCTTATATATTCTTTTTTATCTGTAATAAAACAAGTCATGCGCACGATGTGCTTAGGCTCTGCACCACCCTCTTTCAACACCGCAACGGTGTTAATTAAGGTTTGTCTAAATTGTTCAACAAAGTCATCCGTTTCAAATTTGCATTCGGCATTCCAACCGATCATGCCTGCAACATAAAGTGTGTTGCCCGTTTTAACGCCGTTTGAATAACCAAGTGGTTTTGCCCAACCTGCGGGTTGCAATACTTGCATTGTTTTTCCTCGTTAAGTAAATACTTATTCGCCTGCAAAATCGCTTAAGACTGCGCGGGCAATAATGATTTTTTGAACTTCACTTGCGCCTTCATAAATACGCAAAGCGCGAATTTCACGATACAACTCTTCAACCACACTGCCGACTTTAACGCCAAGTCCGCCAAACATTTGCAACGCTTTATCAATGGTTTCTTGCGCATGATCGGTTGCATACAACTTCGCCATTGCCGCTTCGCGCGTGACGCGTTCTTGCACGCAATCTTTCGTCCAGGCAGAGCGATAAACTAACAACGCACTCACATCAATATCTAAAGCCATCTCGGCTAACTTCGATTGCGTAATTTGCATTTCTGACAACGGCGCACCAAACAAAATACGTTTAGTCACACGACCTAAGGCTTCATCTAATGCACGTCGCGCAAAACCTAATGCGGCTGCGCCGACAGTGCCACGAAAAATATCTAAGGTGGCCATCGCAATTTTAAAACCTTGACCAGGTTTGCCTAACATGCGCGTAGCAGGTACGCGCATGTTAGTAAATTTCAAACGCGCTAAAGGATGAGGTGCAATCACTTCAATACGTTCTTCGATTTCCAAACCCTGCGTATTAGCGTCTACAACAAATACACTTAAACCTTTTGCACCAGGGCCTTCGCCGGTACGCACAAACACGGTGTAATAATCGGCAATGCCACCGTTGGAAATCCAAACTTTACCACCGTTGATAATATAATCATCACCGTCTTTAATCGCCGTGGTTTTTAATGCAGCGACATCTGAACCCGCTTCTTCTTCGGTTAATGCAAAGGCAGCAATTTTTTCGCCCGTTGCAACTTTAGTAAGAAATTCTTTTTTAATACTGTCCGATGCAAATAAGGACAATGCACCTGAACCTAAACCTTGCATGGCTAACGCAAAATCCGCTAAGCCCGAATAATAAGCCAAAGTTTCGCGCAACAAACTAATGCTACGCACATCCAGTTTTTCATTAACGCCGCCGTAAGGCGCAATCACACAATGTTTTAACCAACCTGCTTTGCCCAGTAATTTCACTAAGCGCTTACAAGCTGCGTCAGTGCCGCCACTGTGATCTTCAAGCTCAGCATGATGCGCTTGGCACCAAGTTTCTAATTCAGCTTTGAGTTGACGATGACTATCATCAAGAAAAGGCCACTGTAGATAAGATTTTTCTGCCATCTTAATTACCTTCGAATTTAGCTTTTTCTTTATTTACAAAAGCCTGATAAGCACGTTCAAAATCTTTGGTCTTCATGCAAATCGCTTGCGCTTGTGCTTCCATTTCAATCGCGGTATCTAATGACACATCCCATTCGATATTTAATTGATTTTTAGTCATCGCATGCGCGAAGTTAGGACCTTCTGCTAAACGCTTCGCCGTTGATTTGGCTTTTTCTAATAACTGATCGGCTGGCACGATTTCATTAAAGAAACCCCAACGCTCGCCTTCTTCCGCACTCATGATGCGACCGGTAAATAATAATTCCGAAGTGCGACCTTGACCAATCAGACGCGGCAATATTGCGCACGCACCCATATCACACCCAGCTAAACCTACGCGCGTAAACAAGAAACCCGTTTTAGTATCGGGCGTGCCATAACGCATATCAGATGCCATCGCGATAATTGCGCCCGCGCCTACCGCAATACCATCCGCTGCACAAATAACCGGTTGCGGACAATGACGAATCGCTTTTACTAAATCACCGGTCATGCGTGTGAATTTTAATAAATTACCCATGTCCATATCAGTCAAAGGCCCGATAATATCTAGCACGTCGCCACCCGAACAAAAGTTGCCGCCCGCGCCAGTGATAATCACGACTTTAATTTCATCGATATAAACTAATTTGCGAAAGGTATCGCGTAACTCGGCATACGATTCAAACGTTAAGGGATTTTTACGATCAGGACGGTTCAAAGTCACAATCGCAACTTCGCCTTCAACTTCCCACAAGAAATGTTGCGGCTTAATATCTTTTAAACTTGCATCGCTTACCGTAATGTCTGTCACGCGTGATCCTCTTTGTTGCTTTTAACTATAGAGCTACATTACTTCGCCGCCGGAAACCGAAATGGCTTGACCGGTAATTGCATCTGAACCTGCACCACATAACCATCCGACCGCTGTTGCAACTTCCGCAGGTTTTACTAAACGTGCTTGTGGATTATCAGCGGTTAACGCTTGTAGTGCTTGCGCTTCTGTTTGGCCCGTTTTGGCCACGATGTTTTGTAAAGAACTGGCGACGATGTCGGTGTCAGTATAACCCGGACATACTGCATTCACGGTGACGCCTTTACGCGCCAATTCCAACGCCAACGCGCGGGTTAAACCGATCACTGCGTGTTTGGATGCAACATAAGCCGTCACATACCGATAACCTTTTAAACCAGCGGTGCTAGCAACCGTGACAATGCGCCCCCAACCCGCTTCCACCATCCCGGATATCACTTGTTGGCAGCACAAAAACACGCCGGTCGCATTCACGTCCATGGTTTTTTGCCAACTGGCTAAAGACGTTTTAGCAAAAGGTGCTGACTCAGCAACCCCCGCATTATTGACCAAAATATTGATAGGCCCGAATTGTTTAACGGCGGTAGCAAAAGCGCTTTTAACCGAAGCCTCATCACTAACATCAACTTGCACGCCTTGGGCTTCAACGCCGGACTGCTCAGCTAATTGAGCCGCTTGCGCCTGTACCCGTTCTTGGTTGCGGGCCATCAAAGTGACTTTCGCACCGGCATCGGCTAATTCTCGCGCAATCGCCAAACCGATGCCTGTGCCGCCGCCGGTGACCACGGCATGTTTATCTTTCAAACTGGCCAAATTCGCTGTGTTCATGACTTAAATATCGTCTCGTTTGCTGTTTATTCTGCTTAATAATCAATAGCTAAGCGTTTGGTGACGGCGCGGATCCCGCTTGCAGCGTTAACTTACTGCTGTCACTCAAAAACCCGCCGTGGTGCAAAATCTACTAGAAATTAGTTTAAACTTAAAATAATATTAGTTTAAGCTTAAAGTAATTCGCGGGTATTGTAAGCTTTGCGGCGATAAGTTCAAGCCAAAACCCGATCCCGGCTCATCGTGCTGGGGCTATTATCACTCGAATTTTACAGCTGGCGTAAACGTCAACTCACCGGAGAACCAACATGGCAAAAGGCCTGAAAATAGTCTGCCTGGGCGGCGGCCCATCATCCTTGTATTTCTCGATTTTGATGAAAAAACAGAATCCAAATCACGATATCACCGTCATTGAACGCGGTCCGCGTCATGCGACCTGGGGTTTTGGCGTGGTATTTTCCGATGAAACCTTAAAAGGCTTCATGGAAGCTGATGCGCCTACCTACAAGCGCATTGTTGAACAGTTTGCGTACTGGTCGGAAATCGACACTGTCATTCATGATAAAAAAATTACTTCTGACGGCCACGGTTTTTGCGGCATGTCACGTTTACGTTTGCTCAATACTTTCCATGATCGTTGCGATGAACTCGGTGTGAAATTACGTTTTGAAACCGACATTACCAATCTCGATCAATTGGAAATGGATCAATACGATTTAGTATTAGCCGGTGACGGCGTTGCATCGATGTTACGCGAAAAATACAAAACCGAATTCGGCGCTGACATGGATTGGCGTGCGAATAAATTTTGTTGGCTCGGCACCACATTACCACTCGATGCGTTCACGTTTATTTTCCGCAAAAACGAGCACGGCTGGTGGTGGGTACACGCCTATCGTTACGAAGAAGGCATGAGCACGTGGATTGTAGAATGCTCTGAACAAACCTGGCGTAATGCTGGTTTAGATAAACTCGAAGGCGATGTTGCAAAAACAGAAGCGTTTACCAAAGCGTATATGGAAAAATTATGGGCGCCGGATTTAAAAGGACATCCATTAATTACCAATCGTTCTATTTGGCGCACCTTCCCCGTGGTTAGTAACCAAAAATGGTTCCACAAAAATATTGTGTTAATGGGTGACGCAGTACGTTCAGCGCATTTCTCCATTGGTTCCGGTACCAAATTAGCAATGGAAGATGCAATTCATTTAAACAATTCGCTGAAACAACATAGCGATGTACAAACCGCATTACAAAGTTATCAAGATAGTCGCAAACCTGATGCCGATCGTTTGATTCGCACCGCGATTACCAGCTTGAGTT
It contains:
- a CDS encoding SDR family oxidoreductase, producing the protein MNTANLASLKDKHAVVTGGGTGIGLAIARELADAGAKVTLMARNQERVQAQAAQLAEQSGVEAQGVQVDVSDEASVKSAFATAVKQFGPINILVNNAGVAESAPFAKTSLASWQKTMDVNATGVFLCCQQVISGMVEAGWGRIVTVASTAGLKGYRYVTAYVASKHAVIGLTRALALELARKGVTVNAVCPGYTDTDIVASSLQNIVAKTGQTEAQALQALTADNPQARLVKPAEVATAVGWLCGAGSDAITGQAISVSGGEVM